In the Phaeobacter gallaeciensis genome, one interval contains:
- a CDS encoding RNA pyrophosphohydrolase: MTPEDIAKLPYRRNVGVMMINADGEVFVGQRADRYKDAWQMPQGGIDEGEDPRTAALRELEEETGVLPSLVEIVAESEGWLPYDLPHDVVPSFWGGRYRGQEQKWYLMRFLGSDDQIRIDTEHPEFSAWCWQPVEHLVEKIVPFKREVYARVVEEFERYL; encoded by the coding sequence ATGACACCGGAAGACATCGCCAAGCTGCCCTATCGCCGCAACGTCGGCGTGATGATGATAAACGCCGACGGGGAGGTCTTTGTCGGACAGCGCGCGGATCGCTACAAGGATGCCTGGCAGATGCCGCAGGGCGGGATCGACGAGGGTGAGGACCCGCGCACCGCGGCGCTGCGGGAGCTGGAGGAAGAAACCGGCGTTCTGCCCTCTCTGGTCGAGATTGTAGCCGAATCGGAAGGCTGGCTGCCCTATGATCTGCCACATGACGTGGTGCCCAGCTTCTGGGGGGGGCGTTATCGCGGGCAAGAGCAGAAATGGTACCTGATGCGGTTTCTGGGCAGCGACGATCAGATCAGAATCGACACCGAACATCCGGAATTTTCCGCCTGGTGCTGGCAGCCGGTAGAGCATCTGGTGGAGAAGATCGTCCCCTTTAAGCGCGAGGTCTATGCGCGGGTGGTCGAGGAATTCGAAAGGTACTTATAG